In Burkholderiales bacterium, the following proteins share a genomic window:
- a CDS encoding protein kinase: MSTDRSDEHDLTIASSGLTDAGENVLPPGAKIAEFRIERLIGEGGFGIVYLAYDESLDRTIALKEYMPSQLAERVAGTASVRVRSQRYADTFDAALRSFINEAKLLARFDHPSLLKVYRFFQANGTAYMAMPFYEGQTLKAVLRGLDGPPDERWLRHMLYQLLDGLEVIHAYECYHRDIAPDNILLQNDTPILLDFGAARRVIGDITRTLTVILKPGYAPIEQYGEDPNLKQGAWTDIYALAGVVHFALTRQAPPASIARAMSDQLVPLAQRLRGVYSDGFLTTIDAALSVRPQDRPQSVAQLRSMLLASDTGAYAPVLAIQPLAAPAEASRGDDANPPPVTGRDEARPAPAKPRKPVASSASPLRAAITAIAFAAPAAIAAVWWASSRLAEPPATEAKARVSAVEESPPKQPENPPQQAAPTVAAAPKAPEPPPAPKAEPTKPAVEVARVEPKSPVTPPPRVDTAKAKAPEPAKPSAVAEAKPAPVAPAPPRPAARAEETVEAPPAPKPPPQQVARVEPPPVPAPAPAPKAEAPKPAVEVARVEAKPAPAPHPAAPALTGRYSGRLVADGSPVPITLQILAVDNGSVSATANYGTGRCEGDYRMTGTVLNDSLRMRSTHSGGRYGDCSFGFRVAIQGTKLVGQTTSGSPLELSR; the protein is encoded by the coding sequence ATGAGCACCGACCGCAGCGACGAACACGACCTCACCATCGCCTCCTCCGGATTGACAGACGCCGGCGAAAACGTGCTGCCTCCCGGCGCGAAAATCGCCGAGTTCCGCATCGAGAGACTCATCGGCGAAGGCGGTTTCGGCATCGTCTACCTCGCGTACGACGAATCGCTCGACCGCACCATCGCGCTCAAGGAATACATGCCGTCGCAGCTCGCCGAGCGCGTCGCCGGCACCGCCAGCGTCCGCGTGAGGTCGCAGCGCTACGCCGACACGTTCGACGCCGCCCTGCGCAGCTTCATCAACGAGGCGAAGCTCCTCGCGCGCTTCGATCACCCGTCGCTGCTGAAGGTCTATCGCTTCTTCCAGGCGAACGGCACGGCGTACATGGCGATGCCGTTCTACGAAGGCCAGACGCTCAAGGCGGTGCTGCGCGGCCTGGACGGACCGCCCGACGAGCGGTGGCTGCGCCACATGCTCTACCAGCTCCTCGACGGGCTCGAAGTCATCCACGCCTACGAGTGCTATCACCGCGACATCGCGCCCGACAACATCCTGCTGCAGAACGACACCCCGATCCTGCTCGACTTCGGCGCGGCGCGGCGCGTGATCGGCGACATCACGCGCACGCTGACCGTCATCCTCAAGCCCGGGTACGCGCCGATCGAGCAGTACGGCGAAGACCCGAACCTGAAGCAGGGTGCGTGGACCGACATCTATGCACTGGCCGGCGTGGTGCATTTCGCGCTCACGCGCCAGGCGCCTCCCGCGTCGATCGCGCGCGCGATGAGCGACCAGCTCGTGCCGCTCGCGCAACGGCTGCGCGGGGTGTACAGCGACGGCTTCCTGACGACCATCGATGCGGCGCTGTCGGTGCGTCCGCAGGACCGCCCGCAGAGCGTCGCGCAATTGCGCTCGATGCTGCTCGCGAGCGACACGGGCGCTTACGCGCCGGTGCTGGCCATCCAGCCGCTCGCGGCGCCCGCGGAAGCGTCCCGCGGGGACGATGCGAATCCACCGCCCGTCACCGGCCGGGACGAGGCGCGCCCCGCTCCGGCCAAGCCGCGCAAGCCGGTCGCGTCATCGGCATCGCCGCTGCGCGCCGCCATCACCGCGATCGCGTTCGCGGCGCCCGCGGCGATCGCGGCGGTGTGGTGGGCGTCGAGCCGCCTGGCCGAGCCGCCGGCCACCGAGGCGAAAGCTCGGGTGTCAGCCGTGGAGGAAAGTCCGCCGAAGCAGCCCGAAAATCCGCCGCAGCAGGCCGCGCCGACCGTCGCCGCCGCGCCGAAGGCGCCGGAGCCGCCGCCCGCGCCCAAGGCGGAGCCGACTAAACCGGCCGTCGAGGTCGCCCGCGTCGAACCGAAAAGCCCGGTGACGCCGCCGCCGCGCGTCGATACCGCCAAGGCGAAAGCGCCCGAGCCGGCGAAGCCGTCGGCAGTGGCCGAGGCGAAGCCGGCCCCGGTCGCGCCGGCGCCGCCGCGTCCGGCCGCGCGGGCCGAAGAGACCGTGGAAGCGCCGCCGGCGCCCAAGCCTCCGCCTCAGCAGGTCGCGCGTGTCGAGCCGCCGCCCGTCCCGGCGCCCGCGCCTGCGCCGAAAGCCGAGGCGCCCAAGCCTGCGGTCGAGGTCGCGCGCGTGGAGGCGAAGCCGGCGCCCGCGCCGCATCCCGCGGCGCCCGCGCTGACCGGGCGCTACAGCGGCCGCCTGGTGGCGGACGGCAGCCCGGTGCCGATCACGCTGCAGATCCTGGCGGTCGACAACGGTTCGGTGAGCGCGACCGCCAATTACGGCACCGGCCGCTGCGAAGGCGATTACCGGATGACCGGCACCGTGCTCAACGATTCGCTGCGCATGCGCTCGACCCACAGCGGGGGGCGCTATGGAGACTGCTCGTTCGGATTCCGGGTGGCGATCCAGGGCACGAAGCTCGTCGGCCAGACGACCAGCGGCAGCCCGCTGGAGCTTTCCCGCTAA
- a CDS encoding acyl-CoA dehydrogenase family protein has translation MNFQLTSDQETFRDAVRGFAERHLREGALARAHQSEHPWDVARLMAEQGLLGITIAEKDGGQGGTLMDAVIAIETVAQVCPRSADVVQAGNFGAIRVLAEYGTDDQKKRYLKRLLSGEGVICVGMTEPEAGSAVTDLKTTAVPDGEGFRVTGEKVFTTHAPYADVMVVYVRYGPGVGGIGSVLIPIKADGVKQGKPSYFMNGEEWVTTWFDNVYVPPENVLLREGGFKKQIAGFNVERIGNTARSLALGRYCYETARQWALQRKQFGRPLAEFQGLQWKFADMKVKLEAGQLLLYRAALNADRGMPSAEDTAIAKLFCNQAGFEIANEAMQVMGGMGYTQDTLVEWCFRKCRGWMIAGGSLEILRQRIAESVFERSFNQRPPKV, from the coding sequence ATGAATTTCCAGCTCACGTCCGATCAGGAAACGTTTCGCGACGCCGTACGCGGCTTCGCCGAGCGTCACCTGCGCGAAGGCGCGCTCGCTCGCGCTCACCAGTCCGAACATCCCTGGGATGTCGCCAGGCTCATGGCCGAACAGGGCCTGCTCGGCATCACCATCGCCGAAAAAGACGGCGGCCAGGGCGGCACGCTCATGGACGCGGTGATCGCGATCGAGACCGTCGCGCAGGTGTGCCCGCGCAGCGCGGACGTGGTGCAGGCCGGCAACTTCGGCGCGATACGTGTACTGGCCGAATACGGCACCGACGACCAGAAGAAGCGCTATCTGAAGCGCCTGCTGTCCGGAGAAGGCGTGATCTGCGTCGGCATGACCGAGCCCGAAGCGGGCTCGGCGGTGACCGACCTCAAGACGACCGCGGTCCCCGACGGCGAAGGCTTTCGCGTCACCGGCGAGAAAGTGTTCACCACGCACGCGCCGTACGCCGACGTGATGGTCGTTTACGTGCGCTACGGCCCCGGTGTCGGCGGCATCGGCTCGGTACTGATCCCGATCAAGGCCGACGGGGTGAAGCAGGGCAAGCCTTCGTACTTCATGAACGGCGAAGAGTGGGTGACGACGTGGTTCGACAACGTCTACGTCCCGCCCGAGAACGTGCTCTTGCGCGAAGGCGGCTTCAAGAAGCAGATCGCGGGCTTCAACGTCGAGCGCATCGGCAACACCGCGCGCTCGCTCGCGCTCGGCCGCTATTGCTACGAGACCGCGCGCCAGTGGGCGCTGCAACGCAAGCAGTTCGGGCGCCCCCTCGCGGAGTTCCAGGGACTGCAGTGGAAGTTCGCGGACATGAAGGTGAAGCTGGAAGCCGGCCAGCTCCTGCTCTACCGCGCCGCCTTGAATGCCGACCGCGGCATGCCGTCGGCGGAAGACACCGCGATCGCCAAGCTCTTCTGCAACCAGGCCGGCTTCGAGATCGCGAACGAAGCGATGCAGGTGATGGGCGGCATGGGCTACACCCAGGACACGCTCGTCGAGTGGTGCTTCCGCAAGTGCCGCGGCTGGATGATCGCCGGCGGCTCGCTGGAGATCCTCAGGCAGCGCATCGCCGAATCGGTGTTCGAGCGGTCGTTCAACCAGCGGCCGCCGAAGGTTTGA
- a CDS encoding acetate--CoA ligase family protein → MSRKPATGKDLFQALFEPRSVALVGASGDAKKNTSRPQRYLRKHGYTGKIIPVNPGRDEIGGEKAYPDVASIPGDVDHAFIMVPAKAVQAAIEQCAQKGVAVATIYSDGFAETGAEGRKAQERIIEIARAGGVRVIGPNCIGLVTTDPGCAITVNAVLDLPEIKKGPLAIVSQSGSMLGGLLSRGLGRGVGFSKLVSVGNESDLSVGEFADLLVDDPHTRTILLFLETLRDADKLGAAARRAFKAGKRVVVYKLGRSEVGQDLAASHTGAMAGSDEMADAFFKANGILRVDTLENLFELPALLHGQQPSKRHRVAVMTTTGGGAAAVVDRLGTLGVEVVGPTDEVVSKLAAQGITISKARLTDLTLAGAKKEIYSAVLHTLLHSDHCDLVLAVAGSSAQFQPQVAIEPLLEADRKGKPLASFAAPHAETSLKLLAEAGIAGFRTPESCADAIRAWRDWTAPIEPPKRDEAKVSAAEKLLRDAGAQLDEYRSGEVFAALGVPRAATEIIQKPEQGVKVPFPVVAKILSRDILHKTDAGGVVLNIADANALKTAAVDILKRVGARHPDAKIEGILVQRMEKGIGELILGYKRDPQVGPVVVLGIGGVLAEIYKDFAVRLAPVSVDAARAMIDEVKGLAVIRGYRGMPKGDLDALAQAVSALSQIAYIEDVKEAEINPLIVKREGEGVVAVDGLIVR, encoded by the coding sequence ATGTCCAGAAAACCCGCCACCGGCAAAGACCTCTTCCAGGCCCTCTTCGAACCCCGCAGCGTCGCGCTCGTCGGCGCGTCCGGCGATGCGAAGAAGAACACCTCGCGCCCGCAACGGTATCTGCGCAAGCACGGCTACACCGGCAAGATCATCCCGGTGAACCCGGGGCGCGACGAGATCGGTGGCGAGAAGGCGTATCCCGACGTCGCGTCGATTCCCGGCGACGTCGATCACGCGTTCATCATGGTGCCCGCCAAGGCGGTGCAGGCGGCGATCGAGCAGTGCGCGCAGAAAGGCGTGGCGGTCGCGACGATCTACAGCGACGGCTTCGCCGAAACCGGCGCAGAGGGACGTAAGGCGCAGGAACGCATCATCGAGATCGCGCGCGCCGGCGGTGTGCGCGTCATCGGTCCGAACTGCATCGGCCTCGTGACGACCGATCCCGGCTGCGCGATCACGGTCAACGCGGTGCTCGACCTGCCCGAGATCAAGAAAGGCCCGCTCGCGATCGTCTCGCAGAGCGGCAGCATGCTCGGCGGCCTGCTCTCGCGCGGCCTCGGCCGCGGCGTCGGCTTCTCCAAGCTCGTCTCGGTCGGCAACGAATCCGATCTGTCGGTGGGCGAGTTCGCCGACCTCCTCGTCGACGATCCGCACACGCGGACGATCCTGCTCTTCCTCGAGACGCTGCGCGACGCCGACAAGCTTGGCGCAGCCGCCCGCCGTGCGTTCAAGGCGGGCAAACGCGTCGTGGTGTACAAGCTCGGCCGCTCCGAAGTCGGCCAGGACCTCGCGGCTTCGCACACCGGCGCGATGGCGGGCTCGGACGAGATGGCCGACGCGTTCTTCAAGGCGAACGGCATCCTGCGCGTCGATACGCTGGAGAACCTGTTCGAGCTTCCGGCGCTCCTGCACGGCCAGCAGCCGTCGAAGCGCCATCGCGTCGCGGTGATGACGACCACCGGCGGCGGCGCGGCGGCGGTGGTCGACCGGCTCGGCACGCTGGGCGTGGAAGTGGTCGGGCCGACCGACGAAGTCGTGTCGAAGCTCGCGGCGCAAGGCATCACGATCAGCAAGGCGCGCCTCACCGACCTCACGCTCGCCGGCGCGAAGAAAGAGATCTACAGCGCGGTGCTCCACACGCTGCTGCATTCGGATCACTGCGACCTCGTGCTCGCGGTTGCCGGAAGCTCGGCGCAGTTCCAGCCGCAGGTCGCGATCGAGCCTTTGCTCGAAGCCGACCGCAAAGGCAAGCCGCTCGCGTCCTTCGCGGCGCCGCATGCCGAGACTTCATTGAAGCTGCTGGCCGAAGCGGGCATCGCCGGATTCCGCACGCCCGAATCGTGCGCCGACGCGATCCGCGCGTGGCGCGACTGGACGGCGCCGATCGAGCCGCCGAAACGCGACGAAGCGAAAGTTTCTGCGGCAGAAAAGCTCTTGCGCGATGCCGGTGCGCAGCTCGACGAATACCGTTCGGGTGAAGTGTTCGCAGCGCTCGGCGTGCCGCGCGCGGCGACCGAGATCATCCAGAAGCCCGAGCAGGGCGTGAAGGTGCCGTTCCCGGTGGTGGCGAAGATCCTGTCGCGCGACATCCTGCACAAGACCGACGCCGGCGGCGTGGTCCTCAACATCGCCGACGCGAATGCGTTGAAGACCGCGGCTGTGGACATCCTCAAGCGCGTCGGCGCCAGGCATCCGGACGCGAAGATCGAGGGCATCCTCGTGCAGCGCATGGAGAAAGGCATCGGCGAGCTGATCCTGGGGTACAAGCGCGATCCGCAGGTCGGGCCGGTCGTGGTGCTCGGCATCGGCGGCGTGCTCGCCGAGATCTACAAGGATTTCGCGGTGCGGCTCGCGCCGGTGAGCGTCGACGCCGCGCGCGCGATGATCGACGAGGTGAAAGGGCTTGCGGTCATCCGCGGCTACCGCGGCATGCCGAAAGGCGATCTCGACGCGCTCGCGCAAGCGGTGAGCGCGCTGTCGCAGATCGCTTACATCGAGGACGTGAAGGAAGCCGAGATCAATCCGCTGATCGTGAAGCGTGAAGGCGAGGGTGTGGTGGCTGTTGATGGGTTGATCGTTCGCTGA
- a CDS encoding MmgE/PrpD family protein, whose protein sequence is MLLEKIADYAFREQTSKLSADVIHHAKRAVIDWYAALLPGSRVAPAILLEQAFAEDLDRGRARLASGRRATLRAAALINGAASHSVEFDDIYRDAGYHPGSPVISAALAAAQATGASGEKFLRGVIVGYEVSTRIGEAVMPSHYAFWHTTGTVGCFGAAAAVATILGCTKEQFMHAVATSGTFAAGLQQAFRSQAMSKPLHGGHAADAGAMAAMAAAKGVTGALDILEGEVGFGRAMSKEQDWARATAGLGENYHITQMTFKNHGCCGHTFPSIDGALELKNRHNLDYRDIRKIRLASYKAGLNIIDNATPEGEYQAKFSIQYTVAHALVHGSVRLNAFLPDRMADRDVRELMKKFEVVADPELSKGYPNQRAAQVEIEMNDGRKLSHFQPYRKGDPELPLTDDELNDKFLELAIPVLGEAKSRALLEQLWTTEKLHDVQYEIEEKAAEMAVAGN, encoded by the coding sequence ATGCTGCTCGAAAAAATTGCCGATTACGCCTTCCGCGAACAGACGTCGAAGCTGTCCGCCGACGTCATCCACCACGCCAAGCGCGCGGTGATCGATTGGTATGCGGCGCTGCTGCCCGGCAGCCGCGTCGCGCCGGCGATACTGCTCGAGCAGGCGTTCGCCGAAGACCTCGATCGCGGCCGCGCGCGGCTCGCGTCGGGCCGCCGCGCGACGCTGCGCGCCGCGGCGCTCATCAACGGCGCCGCTTCGCACTCGGTCGAGTTCGACGACATCTATCGCGACGCGGGCTATCACCCCGGCAGCCCCGTCATCTCCGCCGCGCTCGCGGCTGCGCAGGCGACCGGCGCCTCGGGCGAGAAATTCCTGCGCGGCGTGATCGTCGGCTACGAAGTCTCGACGCGCATCGGCGAAGCGGTGATGCCTTCGCACTACGCGTTCTGGCACACCACCGGCACGGTCGGCTGTTTCGGCGCCGCCGCCGCGGTGGCGACGATCCTCGGCTGCACCAAAGAGCAGTTCATGCACGCGGTCGCGACGTCCGGAACGTTCGCCGCAGGTCTCCAGCAGGCGTTCCGTTCGCAGGCGATGAGCAAGCCGCTGCACGGCGGCCACGCGGCCGATGCCGGCGCGATGGCCGCGATGGCGGCAGCCAAAGGCGTGACCGGCGCGCTCGACATCCTCGAAGGCGAAGTCGGGTTCGGAAGAGCGATGAGCAAGGAGCAGGACTGGGCGCGCGCGACGGCCGGTCTGGGCGAGAACTATCACATCACCCAGATGACGTTCAAAAACCACGGCTGCTGCGGCCACACCTTCCCGTCGATCGACGGCGCGCTGGAGCTCAAGAACCGGCACAACCTCGATTACCGCGACATCAGGAAGATCCGGCTCGCGTCGTACAAGGCGGGGCTGAACATCATCGACAACGCCACGCCCGAAGGCGAATACCAGGCGAAGTTCAGCATCCAGTACACCGTCGCGCACGCGCTGGTCCACGGCAGCGTGCGGCTCAACGCCTTCCTGCCCGACCGCATGGCCGATCGCGACGTGCGCGAGCTGATGAAGAAGTTCGAGGTCGTCGCCGATCCGGAGCTTTCCAAGGGGTATCCGAACCAGCGCGCGGCGCAGGTCGAGATCGAGATGAACGACGGCCGCAAGCTCTCGCACTTCCAGCCCTACCGCAAGGGCGATCCCGAGCTGCCGCTCACCGACGACGAGCTCAACGACAAGTTCCTCGAGCTCGCCATCCCGGTGCTGGGCGAAGCGAAGTCGCGCGCGCTGCTCGAGCAGCTCTGGACGACCGAGAAGCTGCACGACGTGCAATACGAGATCGAAGAGAAAGCCGCGGAGATGGCGGTCGCCGGCAATTAA
- a CDS encoding tripartite tricarboxylate transporter substrate binding protein — MRLIVPFPPGGGNDIVARLVATRLGEALGQPLVVDNRGGAGGTIGTDLAAKAPPDGYTLLVNNISLAVNQTLVPKLPYDTLRDLAPVSLIGRQPNLLVVSSAVSAKSVRELLDLARAKPGEVTYGSGGVGTASHLATEMLKLMTKTEMVHVPYKGLGPALTDLVGGRLHLIVSTMASALPHVKSGKLRPLAVTTAQRTGFFPDIPTMSEAGVKGYEFSTWYALLVPARTPKAIVDRLNAESRKVLATPAVQEQFAAQGLEAAASTPHELGTYLRSEVEKWGKVVKASGATSK, encoded by the coding sequence GTGCGGCTGATCGTTCCTTTCCCGCCCGGCGGCGGCAATGACATCGTCGCGAGACTGGTCGCGACGCGGCTCGGCGAAGCGCTCGGCCAGCCGCTCGTCGTCGACAACCGCGGCGGCGCGGGCGGCACGATAGGCACCGACCTCGCCGCCAAGGCGCCGCCCGACGGCTACACCCTGCTCGTCAACAACATCAGCCTCGCGGTCAACCAGACGCTCGTCCCGAAGCTTCCATACGACACCCTGCGCGATCTCGCGCCGGTGTCGCTCATCGGACGGCAACCCAATCTGCTCGTCGTCAGCAGCGCCGTGTCGGCGAAGAGCGTGCGCGAGCTCCTCGATCTCGCGCGCGCGAAACCGGGTGAAGTCACTTACGGCTCGGGCGGCGTCGGCACCGCCTCGCATCTCGCGACCGAGATGCTGAAGCTGATGACGAAGACCGAGATGGTGCACGTGCCTTACAAAGGCCTCGGTCCCGCGCTCACCGACCTCGTCGGCGGACGGCTGCACCTCATCGTCTCGACGATGGCGTCCGCACTGCCGCACGTGAAATCCGGCAAGCTCCGCCCGCTCGCCGTGACCACCGCGCAGCGCACGGGCTTCTTTCCCGACATCCCCACGATGAGCGAGGCCGGCGTCAAAGGCTACGAATTCAGCACGTGGTACGCGCTGCTCGTGCCCGCTCGCACGCCGAAAGCGATCGTCGACCGCCTGAACGCCGAGTCGCGCAAAGTGCTCGCGACGCCCGCGGTCCAAGAGCAGTTCGCCGCGCAGGGTCTGGAAGCGGCCGCGTCGACGCCGCACGAGCTCGGCACGTATCTCAGGAGCGAAGTCGAGAAGTGGGGCAAGGTCGTCAAAGCTTCCGGAGCGACGAGCAAATGA
- a CDS encoding histidine phosphatase family protein: MNKKLEIPLFMRPFYYLRHGETEANAAGTIAGSLDVELTMLGRDQARAAARALASEPITAIYASPLRRARETAQPIAEALGLPVTIVEEIAERNWGDLEGMPRHAHARGVKPPGAESTEAFMRRVLSGFARIEAEVPLIVAHSGVFRVLCRTLNIVETEGPVANCLPLRFEPVANGWRLEDACAR; encoded by the coding sequence ATGAATAAGAAGCTCGAGATCCCGCTGTTCATGCGGCCGTTCTATTATCTGCGCCACGGCGAGACCGAGGCGAACGCGGCGGGAACGATCGCAGGGTCGCTCGACGTGGAGCTGACGATGCTCGGCCGCGACCAGGCGCGCGCCGCGGCGCGCGCGCTCGCAAGCGAGCCGATCACCGCGATCTACGCGAGCCCGCTGCGGCGAGCGCGCGAGACCGCGCAGCCGATCGCCGAAGCGCTCGGGTTGCCGGTGACCATCGTCGAAGAGATCGCGGAGCGCAACTGGGGCGACCTGGAAGGCATGCCGCGCCACGCGCACGCGCGCGGCGTCAAGCCGCCGGGCGCGGAGAGCACCGAAGCCTTCATGCGCCGCGTGCTCTCGGGCTTCGCGCGCATCGAAGCCGAGGTGCCGCTCATCGTCGCGCACTCGGGCGTGTTCCGCGTGCTGTGCCGAACGCTGAACATCGTCGAGACCGAAGGCCCGGTCGCCAACTGCCTGCCGCTGCGCTTCGAGCCTGTCGCGAATGGCTGGAGGCTCGAAGACGCCTGCGCCCGATAA
- a CDS encoding isocitrate lyase/PEP mutase family protein yields MTTTQRPTTRLRKLISGNRCIIAPGVADALAARLVAREGFDVVYMTGFGTSITRLGEPDVGLLTASEMIDNAARIVDASGLPVVADADTGYGNAINVRRTIRDYERAGVAGVHLEDQVWPKRCGHLAGKRVIPTNEMVAKIRSACDARNDKDFVIIARCDAIAMEGLEAALERGEKYREAGADMLFIEAPVGREAVEQVGKHFKGVPLLYNMAASGKTPDLPSDTLGEFGFRLAIYPNWVILAAIPAMTAMLKHLKKGGGVSTMRDSAATFKEFTEIAGLPEIMKLEEKYGVPEDQRASL; encoded by the coding sequence ATGACCACGACCCAACGCCCCACCACCCGACTGCGCAAGCTCATCTCCGGTAACCGCTGCATCATCGCCCCCGGTGTCGCGGATGCGCTCGCCGCGCGGCTCGTCGCGCGCGAGGGCTTCGACGTGGTGTACATGACCGGCTTCGGCACGAGCATCACGCGGCTGGGCGAGCCCGACGTGGGGCTGCTCACCGCGAGCGAGATGATCGACAACGCCGCACGCATCGTCGACGCGTCCGGCCTTCCGGTCGTCGCCGACGCCGACACCGGTTACGGCAACGCGATCAACGTGCGCCGCACGATCCGCGATTACGAGCGCGCGGGTGTGGCCGGCGTGCACCTCGAAGACCAGGTGTGGCCCAAGCGCTGCGGCCATCTCGCGGGCAAGCGCGTGATCCCGACCAACGAGATGGTCGCCAAGATCCGCTCGGCGTGCGACGCGCGGAACGACAAGGATTTCGTGATCATCGCGCGCTGCGACGCGATCGCGATGGAAGGCCTCGAAGCCGCGCTGGAGCGCGGCGAGAAGTACCGCGAGGCCGGCGCCGACATGCTCTTCATCGAAGCGCCGGTCGGCCGCGAAGCGGTCGAGCAAGTCGGCAAGCACTTCAAAGGCGTGCCGCTGCTCTACAACATGGCGGCGAGCGGCAAGACGCCCGACCTTCCGAGCGACACGCTCGGCGAGTTCGGTTTCAGGCTCGCGATCTACCCGAACTGGGTGATCCTTGCGGCGATTCCCGCGATGACCGCCATGCTCAAGCACCTGAAGAAAGGCGGCGGCGTCTCCACGATGCGCGACAGCGCCGCGACCTTCAAGGAGTTCACCGAGATCGCCGGGCTGCCCGAGATCATGAAGCTCGAGGAGAAGTACGGGGTGCCCGAGGACCAGCGCGCGAGCCTCTAA
- a CDS encoding alkaline phosphatase D family protein, translating into MLSAYVQAGAPDTLTIWVGLFNQNAKPAQPSVELNGAAVQPQVVAPVSEIRDGNRVNYRTILRLTGLTPDTPYEVAVVHGGERYELATATLPEAIPQMLDGAFNVLLCSCYSQPEDGSGLLATIVSQLKVKPHLTLMLGDQIYGDLPLDERLPDDLELTAQKIGAKYFDNWTSSQLGAAGLESILKRAPVVCVADDHEFWNNYPFAQTQLPKTWTEDGRKQWTAVAKALYEDYEIAGPAGGTQRLEIDPLSVLVVDMRSERDMGFGKLVTDATLDDMKRWADDLIAAKDAGTPKFGVLVSGQALFATPADESERVKVDAELGNYDQFDGDIMRLLDDLADNGIPVVYITGDVHWGRVARRFDFASQRPLLYEVIASPSRMIRTPGLDRAKEAAAGFGRLFGRSSPWPRHSAPPPVPDPWGRSRKYSLEFAPKSGAIYPQQGDQVAIISFVRAGGGVDFSVTYYGIHPDKALQKSVTTPTYQLRIT; encoded by the coding sequence ATGCTCAGCGCTTACGTGCAGGCCGGTGCGCCCGATACGTTGACGATCTGGGTGGGCCTCTTCAACCAGAACGCGAAGCCGGCGCAGCCGTCTGTGGAGCTGAACGGTGCGGCGGTGCAGCCGCAGGTCGTCGCGCCGGTCAGCGAGATACGCGACGGCAACCGCGTCAACTATCGCACGATCCTGCGCCTCACGGGGCTCACGCCGGACACGCCGTACGAGGTGGCCGTCGTGCACGGCGGCGAGCGCTACGAGCTTGCCACCGCCACGCTGCCCGAAGCGATTCCGCAGATGCTCGACGGCGCGTTCAACGTCCTGCTCTGCTCGTGCTACTCGCAGCCCGAGGACGGCTCGGGGCTGCTCGCCACGATCGTGTCGCAGCTCAAGGTGAAGCCGCACCTCACGTTGATGCTGGGCGACCAGATCTACGGCGATCTGCCGCTCGACGAGCGTCTTCCCGACGACCTCGAGCTCACCGCGCAGAAGATCGGCGCGAAGTATTTCGACAACTGGACGTCTTCCCAGCTCGGCGCGGCCGGGCTCGAATCGATCCTGAAGCGTGCGCCGGTGGTGTGCGTCGCGGACGACCACGAGTTCTGGAACAACTATCCCTTCGCGCAGACGCAGCTTCCCAAGACGTGGACCGAGGACGGCCGCAAGCAATGGACGGCGGTCGCGAAAGCGCTGTACGAGGATTACGAGATCGCCGGTCCCGCAGGCGGCACGCAGCGGCTCGAGATCGATCCGCTGAGCGTGCTCGTCGTCGACATGCGCAGCGAGCGCGACATGGGTTTCGGCAAGCTGGTGACCGACGCCACGCTCGATGACATGAAGCGGTGGGCGGACGACCTGATCGCGGCGAAGGATGCGGGCACGCCGAAGTTCGGCGTGCTCGTATCGGGGCAGGCGCTGTTCGCCACCCCCGCCGACGAGTCGGAGCGCGTCAAGGTCGACGCCGAGCTCGGCAACTACGATCAGTTCGACGGCGACATCATGCGCCTGCTCGACGACCTCGCCGACAACGGCATCCCGGTCGTGTACATCACCGGCGACGTGCACTGGGGCCGCGTCGCGCGGCGCTTCGATTTCGCGTCGCAGCGTCCCCTGCTGTACGAAGTGATCGCGTCGCCGTCGCGCATGATCAGGACCCCCGGCCTCGACAGGGCGAAGGAAGCCGCGGCGGGCTTCGGACGCCTCTTCGGCCGATCGAGCCCGTGGCCGCGTCACAGCGCGCCGCCGCCGGTCCCCGATCCGTGGGGCCGCAGCCGCAAGTACAGCCTCGAGTTCGCGCCGAAGTCCGGAGCGATCTACCCGCAGCAGGGCGACCAGGTCGCGATCATCTCGTTCGTGCGCGCGGGCGGCGGCGTCGATTTCAGCGTCACCTACTACGGCATACATCCCGACAAGGCGCTGCAGAAGTCGGTCACGACGCCGACCTATCAACTGCGCATCACCTGA